The following proteins come from a genomic window of Paramicrobacterium humi:
- a CDS encoding ABC transporter permease: MTDIELRTSRHVLTARVPVGALVAGVVAAFLIACAVAPAAIAPYDPLAVQPADAFKAPSADHWFGTDESGRDIFSRAVFGARASLLIGVASTAIGLVLGGALGLVGGLAGRFAHLATGRLIEVLFAFPGLLLALLVIVIVGPGPVSVTIAVGLSTAPGYARIVQGRVLAIRASGYVEAARVLGHSAARIVWRTIVPNTAAPLVVLATLGIGQAVVWAASLSYLGLGTQPPSPEWGAMLNAGRTYMQTAAWMTIMPGLLILATTISFTVLGRRLAKSTGGAV; the protein is encoded by the coding sequence ATGACCGACATCGAGCTGCGCACCTCCCGTCACGTCCTGACGGCGCGCGTTCCCGTCGGCGCTCTCGTCGCCGGCGTCGTCGCAGCGTTCCTGATCGCGTGCGCCGTCGCGCCGGCGGCGATCGCCCCCTACGACCCGCTCGCCGTGCAGCCGGCCGATGCGTTCAAGGCGCCGAGCGCCGACCACTGGTTCGGCACGGACGAGTCGGGCCGCGACATCTTCAGCCGAGCGGTGTTCGGGGCCCGTGCCTCACTCCTGATCGGCGTCGCCTCCACGGCGATCGGTCTCGTCCTCGGCGGAGCGCTCGGCCTCGTCGGCGGACTGGCCGGTCGCTTCGCCCACCTGGCGACCGGCCGGCTCATCGAAGTGCTGTTCGCGTTCCCCGGACTGCTTCTCGCTCTTCTCGTGATCGTGATCGTGGGACCCGGGCCGGTATCCGTCACGATAGCGGTCGGGCTCTCCACGGCGCCCGGGTACGCTCGCATCGTCCAGGGACGAGTGCTCGCGATCCGCGCCTCCGGCTATGTCGAGGCGGCTCGAGTGCTCGGCCACTCTGCAGCGCGCATCGTGTGGCGCACCATCGTCCCCAATACCGCGGCGCCCCTCGTCGTGCTCGCGACGCTCGGCATCGGGCAGGCCGTCGTGTGGGCGGCGTCTCTCAGCTACCTCGGTCTCGGAACGCAGCCGCCGTCTCCCGAGTGGGGCGCCATGCTCAACGCCGGCCGGACGTACATGCAGACCGCTGCGTGGATGACGATCATGCCCGGCCTGTTGATCCTCGCGACGACGATCTCGTTCACAGTGCTCGGCCGACGCCTGGCGAAATCGACGGGAGGCGCGGTGTGA
- a CDS encoding acyltransferase family protein yields the protein MTSGRTTEVRTDIQGLRAIAVSLVVVFHLAPAVLPGGYVGVDVFFVISGFLITAHLLREMASSGRVNLPRFWARRARRLLPAALLVLVVTVVAVWVLAPTGFVPGFLAQVAASAVYVQNWALADQAVDYMAAEAQVSPVQHYWSLSTEEQFYIVWPLLMVLALWLAARSRRGTPRRVVAAIMGAILVGSLAWSIWHTAVDPAAAYFVTTTRAWEFAAGGLVALVAAARPGWFAALPPGLRAGLAWAGLAGIAVAAVLYTGGTPFPGFTALLPVLATVAVIVAHDPEPAWSPRGLLATRPMQWLGDVSYSVYLWHFPLIVLVPFVLRRELTPLDMLCIVAATLLLAWGSKEWVEDPIRTGMTAHWRPRLTFAATAAAMAAVVAVTFAGVGVADQQVAQQQHELKKIVASGEPCLGAAALESGSGCDPESNTVAIPDPALVDKSPERCITNTRDSQLKVCPYGVAEEDATRTIALVGDSHAEQWLSAMSLTAEKHDWRVLVITKASCPFIGVDRDEPSKSDAEMAALVDTCRTWNTEALRYIDEHPEIDTLVTSAKSANPVKAAAGETWQQTATEAYKERWEQLPSTIENIVAIRDTPRMDKGVLNCVTVSGADAAQNCAVPVDKAFGDDPLADAAESDADPRVSLIDMSDYFIVDGECPPVIGGVLAFRDTHHVSWVYSSTLAKPIGTKMAEVVGDTVAA from the coding sequence GTGACGAGCGGACGCACGACCGAAGTGCGGACGGATATTCAGGGGCTGCGCGCCATCGCAGTGAGCCTCGTGGTGGTCTTCCACCTGGCGCCCGCCGTGCTTCCCGGCGGCTACGTCGGAGTCGACGTCTTCTTCGTCATCTCGGGCTTCCTCATCACGGCGCACCTGCTGCGCGAGATGGCGTCGTCCGGTCGGGTGAACCTGCCACGATTCTGGGCGCGTCGTGCGCGCCGCCTGCTCCCCGCGGCCCTTCTCGTGCTCGTGGTGACGGTCGTCGCGGTGTGGGTGCTCGCGCCGACGGGATTCGTGCCGGGCTTCCTCGCTCAAGTCGCCGCGTCGGCGGTGTACGTGCAGAACTGGGCGCTGGCCGACCAGGCGGTGGACTACATGGCCGCCGAAGCGCAGGTCTCGCCCGTGCAGCACTACTGGTCCCTGTCGACCGAGGAGCAGTTCTACATTGTGTGGCCCCTGCTCATGGTCCTTGCGCTCTGGCTCGCCGCGCGCAGCCGGCGCGGCACTCCGCGTCGCGTCGTCGCGGCCATCATGGGCGCCATTCTCGTCGGATCGCTCGCCTGGTCGATCTGGCACACGGCCGTGGATCCGGCCGCCGCCTACTTCGTCACGACGACGCGGGCCTGGGAATTCGCCGCCGGGGGCCTCGTCGCTCTCGTCGCCGCTGCGCGCCCCGGCTGGTTCGCCGCTCTGCCGCCCGGGCTGCGTGCCGGCCTGGCATGGGCGGGGCTCGCGGGCATCGCCGTCGCCGCTGTTCTGTACACGGGCGGCACGCCCTTCCCAGGTTTCACGGCACTTCTGCCGGTTCTCGCGACGGTCGCGGTCATCGTCGCGCACGACCCCGAGCCCGCCTGGTCGCCACGAGGGCTCCTGGCGACCCGTCCCATGCAGTGGCTCGGTGACGTCTCCTACAGCGTCTACTTGTGGCATTTCCCGCTCATCGTGCTCGTGCCCTTCGTGCTGCGCCGCGAACTGACCCCCCTCGACATGCTCTGCATCGTCGCTGCGACGCTTCTTCTCGCCTGGGGGTCCAAGGAGTGGGTCGAGGATCCCATCCGCACCGGAATGACGGCGCACTGGCGCCCTCGTCTCACGTTCGCCGCGACGGCCGCCGCGATGGCGGCTGTCGTCGCCGTGACGTTCGCCGGCGTCGGCGTGGCGGATCAGCAGGTCGCGCAGCAGCAGCACGAGCTCAAGAAGATCGTCGCGAGCGGCGAGCCATGCCTCGGCGCGGCCGCCCTCGAGTCCGGCTCGGGCTGCGATCCGGAATCGAACACGGTCGCGATTCCCGACCCTGCTCTCGTCGACAAGTCACCCGAGCGCTGCATCACGAACACGCGGGACTCGCAGCTCAAGGTGTGCCCGTACGGCGTCGCCGAAGAGGATGCGACGCGCACGATCGCCCTCGTCGGCGACTCGCATGCGGAGCAGTGGCTCAGCGCGATGTCGCTCACCGCCGAGAAGCACGACTGGCGCGTTCTCGTCATCACGAAGGCTTCCTGCCCGTTCATCGGCGTGGACCGGGACGAGCCGAGCAAGTCCGATGCCGAGATGGCGGCGCTCGTCGACACGTGCCGCACGTGGAACACGGAGGCCCTGCGCTACATCGACGAGCATCCCGAGATCGACACGCTCGTCACATCGGCGAAGTCGGCCAACCCCGTCAAGGCCGCGGCAGGCGAGACCTGGCAGCAGACCGCGACAGAGGCGTACAAGGAGCGGTGGGAGCAACTGCCGTCGACGATCGAGAACATCGTCGCCATTCGCGACACACCGCGCATGGACAAGGGCGTGCTGAACTGCGTGACCGTGAGCGGAGCCGACGCCGCCCAGAACTGCGCGGTACCCGTGGACAAGGCCTTCGGCGACGACCCGCTTGCGGATGCTGCCGAGTCGGACGCGGACCCGCGCGTGTCCCTCATCGACATGAGCGACTACTTCATCGTCGATGGCGAATGCCCGCCGGTCATCGGGGGAGTGCTGGCGTTCCGCGACACGCATCACGTGAGCTGGGTGTACTCGTCCACTCTCGCGAAGCCGATCGGAACGAAGATGGCCGAGGTCGTCGGCGACACCGTCGCCGCGTGA
- a CDS encoding dipeptide ABC transporter ATP-binding protein: protein MTRLLNVESLRVRFGARHVLNGVSFHVDAGECVAIVGESGSGKSVAMRSLLGLSGGTVAADAMSLGDIDLRALDARGWRKVRGGRIGLVLQDALASLDPLRPVSREIEEALALHTSLTALERRTRVRDLLELVGMPEPDSRARQRPGELSGGLRQRALIASAIAADPELLIADEPTTALDVSTQARILALLGRLRDEGTGILLVSHDLSVVSEIADRVIVLDAGRVVETGQTADVYASPASPVTRALLAAVPGPVPRGRSLMAPAQPAADSAAPGPVVVTAESVTVSFPRRGAEPIHAVRDASLELRRGMTVGLVGESGSGKSTLARVILALQAPTSGNVLLAGAPWSAVPERRRRESRRRLSLVQQDTTSSFDPRWSVQRTIADALPGGIRSTERRRRVHELLADVQLEADVAERMPSELSGGQRQRVAIARALAAEPEILVLDEPVSALDVTVQARILDLFDRLQREHALGYLLISHDLGVIRHMSDEVLVMRDGAIVERGDTESVLAAPGHDYTRALLADTPGLT from the coding sequence GTGACCCGGCTGCTGAACGTCGAGAGCCTCCGCGTCCGCTTCGGCGCGCGGCACGTGCTGAACGGCGTCTCGTTTCACGTCGACGCCGGAGAATGCGTCGCGATCGTCGGCGAATCTGGGTCGGGAAAGAGCGTCGCGATGCGCAGCCTCCTCGGCTTGAGCGGCGGGACGGTGGCTGCCGACGCGATGAGCCTCGGCGACATCGACCTGCGGGCTCTAGATGCGCGCGGCTGGCGGAAGGTGCGCGGTGGCCGCATCGGACTGGTGCTGCAGGACGCGCTCGCCTCCCTCGACCCGCTGCGACCCGTCAGCCGGGAGATCGAGGAGGCGCTCGCGCTGCACACCTCGCTCACGGCTCTTGAGCGCCGGACGCGGGTTCGCGACCTGCTTGAACTCGTCGGGATGCCGGAGCCGGACAGCCGCGCCCGGCAGCGGCCGGGCGAGCTCTCCGGCGGGCTGCGGCAGCGTGCGCTGATCGCTTCCGCTATCGCCGCGGACCCGGAGCTGCTGATCGCGGATGAGCCGACGACCGCGCTCGACGTCAGCACGCAAGCGCGGATCCTCGCGCTGCTTGGCCGCTTGCGCGACGAGGGCACAGGAATCCTTCTCGTCAGCCATGATCTCTCCGTCGTCAGCGAGATCGCGGATCGCGTGATCGTGCTGGATGCCGGCCGCGTCGTCGAAACCGGGCAGACGGCGGACGTGTACGCGAGCCCGGCGAGCCCCGTGACTCGCGCTCTGCTCGCCGCCGTGCCCGGGCCCGTGCCGCGGGGCCGCTCGCTCATGGCGCCGGCTCAGCCCGCTGCTGACTCGGCGGCGCCCGGCCCCGTCGTGGTGACGGCGGAATCCGTCACCGTGAGCTTTCCGCGGCGCGGCGCCGAGCCGATCCACGCGGTGAGGGACGCCTCGCTCGAGCTCCGAAGAGGGATGACCGTCGGTCTCGTGGGCGAATCCGGCTCGGGCAAGTCGACGCTCGCTCGAGTGATCCTCGCCTTGCAAGCGCCCACGTCGGGGAACGTGCTGCTGGCCGGCGCACCGTGGTCGGCCGTGCCAGAGCGGCGACGCCGCGAGAGCCGGCGCCGCCTCTCCCTCGTGCAGCAGGACACCACGAGCTCATTCGATCCGCGATGGAGCGTGCAGCGCACCATCGCCGACGCGCTGCCCGGCGGCATCCGTTCGACTGAACGTCGGCGCAGGGTGCACGAACTGCTCGCTGACGTGCAGCTCGAGGCGGACGTGGCGGAGCGGATGCCGTCCGAGCTGTCCGGCGGGCAACGGCAGCGTGTCGCGATCGCCCGGGCGCTCGCCGCCGAGCCCGAGATCCTCGTGCTCGACGAGCCCGTCTCGGCGCTCGATGTGACGGTGCAAGCTCGCATTCTCGACCTGTTCGACCGGCTGCAACGCGAGCACGCGCTCGGGTATCTGCTGATCAGCCATGACCTCGGCGTCATCCGGCACATGAGCGACGAAGTGCTCGTGATGCGCGACGGCGCGATCGTGGAACGCGGCGACACCGAGAGCGTGCTCGCCGCTCCCGGCCACGACTACACGCGCGCGCTGCTGGCCGACACGCCCGGCCTGACCTGA
- the valS gene encoding valine--tRNA ligase, which produces MTTNVPDKPALEGLEGKWGSVWEADGTYRFDRAAASEGGRPCVYSIDTPPPTASGSLHIGHVFSYTHTDVVARFHRMRGKNVFYPMGWDDNGLPTERRVQNYFGVRCDPSLPYDPDFVPPHEGGDGKSIKAADQQPISRPNFIELCERLTIEDEKQFEALWRDLGLSVDWTQSYRTIGRESLKTSQHAFLNSLARGEAYQAMAPTLWDITFRTAVAQAELEDKEQPGAYHRISFHKPDGGTIEIETTRPELLPACVALVAHPDDERYQPYFGTTVTTPVFGVEVPVLAHHLAQMDKGAGIAMICTFGDVTDVVWWRELDLPNRTIIGFDGRIIAEPPAAITSAQGTEAYEQLAGKTVFSAKKAMVELLAASGDLIGEPKSITHPVKFFEKGDKPLEIVSTRQWYITNGARDEKLRDRMLELGRELQWHPDFMRVRYENWVGGLSGDWLVSRQRFFGVPIPLWYPLDADGNPVHDSPIAPAIDALPVDPSSDTAPGYDESQRGVPGGFVGEVDVMDTWATSSLTPQIAGGWERDPELFSLVHPYDVRPQGQDIIRTWLFSTMLRSVLEDDQKPWKHTTISGFIVDPDRKKMSKSKGNVVTPADMLEKHGSDAVRYWAASSRLGTDAAFDPQNPTQIKIGRRLAIKILNASKFILGFEGTDAATVTEPLDLSMLATLRDVVAEATAAFEVYDHARALEATETFFWTFCDDYLELVKERAYDADSAGRGSAVAALRSALSVLLRLFAPFVPFAAEEAWSWWNEGSVHASSWPSVEDLDAAGEARLLELSSAALTGIRRAKTDAKASQKTPLAHALVVGPAEQVELLRQAASDLKAVGRIANLEFGEGEELAVVNIELGETDA; this is translated from the coding sequence ATGACGACGAACGTTCCCGACAAGCCGGCCCTCGAAGGACTCGAAGGAAAGTGGGGCTCCGTCTGGGAAGCCGACGGGACCTATCGGTTCGATCGGGCCGCCGCGAGTGAGGGCGGACGCCCGTGCGTGTACTCCATCGACACCCCGCCGCCGACGGCATCCGGCTCCCTCCACATCGGGCACGTCTTCAGCTACACGCACACCGACGTCGTCGCGCGCTTCCACCGCATGCGGGGCAAGAACGTGTTCTACCCGATGGGCTGGGACGACAACGGCCTGCCGACCGAGCGCCGGGTGCAGAACTACTTCGGAGTGCGCTGCGATCCCTCGCTGCCGTATGACCCCGATTTCGTTCCGCCGCACGAAGGCGGCGACGGCAAGAGCATCAAGGCGGCCGACCAGCAGCCGATCTCCCGGCCGAACTTCATCGAGCTGTGCGAGCGGCTCACGATCGAGGACGAGAAGCAGTTCGAGGCGCTCTGGCGCGACCTCGGGCTCTCGGTGGACTGGACGCAGAGCTACCGCACGATCGGACGCGAATCGCTGAAGACGAGCCAGCACGCGTTCCTCAACAGCCTCGCCCGCGGCGAGGCCTACCAGGCGATGGCGCCGACGCTGTGGGACATCACGTTCCGCACGGCGGTCGCACAGGCCGAGCTCGAGGACAAGGAACAGCCGGGCGCCTATCACCGCATCAGCTTCCACAAGCCCGACGGCGGCACGATCGAGATCGAGACGACGCGTCCCGAGCTGCTCCCCGCGTGTGTCGCGCTCGTGGCGCACCCGGACGACGAGCGCTACCAGCCGTACTTCGGCACGACCGTGACGACGCCCGTGTTCGGCGTCGAGGTCCCCGTGCTCGCGCACCACCTCGCGCAGATGGACAAGGGCGCCGGCATCGCCATGATCTGCACCTTCGGCGATGTCACCGACGTCGTGTGGTGGCGGGAACTCGACCTCCCCAACCGCACAATCATCGGCTTCGACGGTCGCATCATCGCCGAGCCGCCGGCGGCCATCACGTCCGCGCAGGGCACGGAGGCGTACGAACAGCTCGCCGGCAAGACCGTCTTCAGCGCGAAGAAGGCGATGGTCGAGCTGCTGGCCGCCTCGGGCGACCTGATCGGCGAGCCGAAGTCGATAACGCACCCGGTGAAGTTCTTCGAGAAGGGCGACAAGCCGCTCGAGATCGTCTCCACTCGCCAGTGGTACATCACGAACGGCGCCCGCGACGAGAAGCTGCGCGACCGCATGCTCGAGCTCGGCCGTGAGCTCCAGTGGCACCCCGACTTCATGCGCGTGCGGTACGAGAACTGGGTCGGCGGCCTGAGCGGCGACTGGCTCGTCTCCCGGCAGCGGTTCTTCGGCGTGCCGATCCCGCTGTGGTATCCGCTCGACGCCGACGGCAACCCGGTCCACGACTCCCCCATCGCGCCCGCCATCGATGCGCTTCCCGTCGACCCGTCCAGCGACACGGCGCCCGGCTACGACGAGAGCCAGCGCGGCGTTCCCGGCGGCTTCGTCGGCGAAGTCGACGTCATGGACACGTGGGCGACGTCGTCGCTCACGCCGCAGATCGCGGGCGGCTGGGAGCGCGACCCGGAGCTCTTCTCCCTCGTGCACCCGTACGACGTGCGCCCGCAGGGTCAGGACATCATCCGCACCTGGCTGTTCTCGACAATGCTGCGCTCGGTTCTCGAAGACGACCAGAAGCCGTGGAAGCACACGACGATCTCCGGGTTCATCGTCGACCCTGACCGCAAGAAGATGTCGAAGTCCAAGGGCAACGTCGTCACCCCCGCCGACATGCTCGAGAAGCACGGCTCCGACGCCGTGCGCTACTGGGCGGCCTCCTCGCGGCTCGGCACCGACGCGGCCTTCGACCCGCAGAATCCGACGCAGATCAAGATCGGGCGGCGCCTCGCGATCAAGATCCTCAACGCGTCCAAGTTCATTCTCGGGTTCGAGGGAACGGATGCCGCCACGGTGACCGAGCCGCTCGACCTCAGCATGCTCGCGACCCTGCGTGACGTCGTCGCCGAGGCGACCGCGGCGTTCGAGGTGTACGATCACGCTCGCGCGCTGGAAGCGACCGAGACGTTCTTCTGGACGTTCTGCGACGACTACCTCGAGCTGGTGAAGGAGCGCGCGTACGATGCGGACAGCGCCGGCCGCGGTTCGGCCGTCGCGGCGCTGCGGAGCGCGCTGAGCGTTCTGCTTCGCCTGTTCGCCCCGTTCGTCCCGTTCGCCGCCGAAGAGGCGTGGTCGTGGTGGAACGAAGGCTCGGTGCACGCGAGCAGCTGGCCGAGCGTCGAGGACCTGGATGCCGCTGGCGAAGCGCGCCTTCTCGAGCTCAGCAGCGCGGCCCTGACCGGCATCCGCCGGGCGAAGACCGACGCGAAGGCGTCGCAGAAGACGCCGCTCGCCCACGCGCTCGTCGTCGGGCCCGCGGAGCAGGTCGAGTTGCTGCGGCAAGCGGCATCCGATCTGAAGGCCGTCGGCAGAATCGCGAACCTCGAGTTCGGCGAAGGCGAGGAGCTCGCCGTCGTGAACATCGAGCTCGGCGAGACGGACGCCTAG